The nucleotide sequence CCCGGCGCAGATCCGTCAGCTGGATCTCGCCAGCGGCGAACAGAAAGTCCTCAAGGAAACCCCGGTGGAAGGCCCGTTCGATGCCGACGCCTATGAAAGCCGGCGCCTGTGGGCCACGGCGGCCGACGGCACGCAAGTACCGATCAGCTTGGTGGCTCGCCGCGCAACGCTCACCGCCGGCGCACCGGCGCCGCTCTATCTGTATGGCTACGGCGCCTATGGGGCGAGCCTCGACCCGTGGTTCTCGCATGCGCGCCTGAGTCTGCTGGAGCGCGGTTTCATCTTCGCCATCGCCCATGTGCGTGGCGGCGGTGAACTCGGCGAAGCGTGGTACCGCGCCGGCAAACTGGAGCACAAGCAGAACACCTTCGGCGACTTCATCGCCTGTGCCGAGCACCTACTCGCAGGCGGCTACACGCGCGCCGAGCAACTGGCGATCAGCGGCGGCAGCGCCGGCGGATTGCTGATCGGCGCGGTGCTCAACCAGCGTCCACAGCTGTTCGCCGCCGCCATCGCCGATGTGCCGTTCGTCGATGTGCTCAACACCATGCAGAATCCCGATCTGCCGCTGACCGTCACCGAATACGACGAATGGGGTGACCCGCACGAGCCCGAGGTGTATGCGCGGATCAAGGCCTATGCGCCCTATGAGAATGTCAGCGCCCAGGCGTACCCGGCAATCCTCGCGGTGGCCGGCTACAACGACAGCCGCGTGCAATATTGGGAAGCGGCGAAATGGGTCGCCAAGCTGCGCGCCAGCAAGACCGACGACCATCTGCTGCTGCTCAAAACCGATCTGGACGCCGGCCATGGCGGCATGAGTGGACGCTATCAGGCGCTCAAGGACGTGGCGCTGGAATACGCCTTCCTGCTCAAGGTGTTGCGCTGAGGCGGAGGCGTGAACCCCGGATGCATCCGGGCTACCGCAATCTGCTACTCCTCAAGCTCCTGACGCGACCCGGCCGGCTGCTCGGCCGGGCGTTCCGGCTCGTTGCCCTGGAAGTTGCGCTGGCGCTGCTCCTGCAACAGCGGCAAATCCTGATCCCTGGACGGCGACGGCACCGCCTGCGGCGGTCGGATGTCTCCGTTATTGAGCAGCGGCGGCTGGCGCGGCGACACGCTCGGCACGTCGTGCGGCACGACCTGCTGATAGGGTGTGGGCGTTGGTGTGCCAGGGGCTCCCGCGGGGGCGGCGCTGGGCATCTGCAGCAGTGGCCCGGCGGCCAGCGCGGTGCCGACGGCTAAACCAGTCAACGCCAGGATCATGAGGAAGGTGCGCATCTTCGGCCTCCGTGAGTCAGCATCCCTGCGATGAATAGCCGCCCGCGCCGTGCGGGTGTGCTCAGGTTAGACTACGCCGCCAGCCGCCACAGCGCGCCTCCTTCCTTCGTTACGAGACCACCATGAAGCAACGCTTTGTCCTGCTCGACACCGCCCCGATTCCCAACGACGGCGGGGCGCTGTGCCTGTTCGAGTACGGCCCGGATTTCGTCATCAAAATCCAGGGCGGCGACGGCGGCCAATTGATGAACACCCGCATGCATGGTTCGGAAGACGCCTTGGCGGCGCTGCCCTGCCAGCGCATCGCCGCGCGCCCGCAGCCCCGGGTGCTGATCGGCGGGCTGGGCATGGGCTTCACCCTCGCCTCGGCGCTCAAGCATCTGGGCGCCGAGGCCAGCGTGGTAGTCGCCGAGTTGGTGCCTGGGGTGATCGAGTGGAATCGCGGCGCGCTCGGCGCCAAGGCTGGCCGCCCGCTCGACGATCCGCGTGCCGACGTCCGCTGCACCGATGTCGCCGAGGTGTTGCGCGCCGAGCCGCACGGCTTCGATGCGATCATGCTGGATGTCGACAACGGCCCGGAAGGCTTGACCCAACACAGCAACGACTGGCTGTATTCCGCGCAAGGCCTGCAGGCCTGCAAACAGGCGCTCCGCCCGCGCGGGCTGCTGGCCGTCTGGTCGGCCAGCGCCGAACGCGGGTTTTCCGAGCGCTTGCGCAAAGCGGGGTTCAAAGCCGAAGAGCATCAGGTGTATGCCCACGGCAATCGCGGCACCCGCCACACCATCTGGATCGCCGAGAAATCCGAGGCCTGAACAGCCGCCAAGGAAATCGCCACGGCGCTAAACTCATTACAGAAACACCACTTTCAGAGTGATACCCATGAGTTCCAACACCTCCAACCGCTCGTCCAACCACAGCCTCGCCGAGGCCCAGCGCCGCCGCGAGGAAGGCTACCGCGAGAAAGCCCTGAAGATGTACCCGTGGGTGTGCGGCCGTTGCGCCCGCGAGTTTTCCGGTAAAGGCTTGAGCGAGCTGACCGTGCATCACCGCGACCACAACCACGACAACAACCCGCAAGACGGCTCGAACTGGGAGCTGCTGTGCCTGTACTGCCATGACAACGAGCACTCGCGCTACACCGACCAGCAGTACTTTGCCGAGAGCTCGACCGCCACCCCGCAAGCGGCCAAGACCACCTACAAAGCGCTCGGTGCCTTGGCTGACCTCCTCAAGGACAAAGGCTGAACGCCTGCGCGCGAGCGTGGTCAGTGATTAAGCACTGAGCATCCTTCGGAGACAGCATCATGATCGAGCCCGTCAAGCCAAGCCGCCTGAACGCCACTTCGCTGCCTCAATCGCAGAATGTGCAAGGCTGGGAGCGCTGCGCCTCACTGGGCGGCGGCGCCTTGCTGATCGGCAAAGGCCTGCGCCGCGGCGGCGTACTGGGGCTGATTGAAATCACCATCGGTGGCGTGACCCTGGCCCGCGGGGTTAGCGGTCAATGCCCGGCCAAGCGCTTTCTGGCGGAAACCCGCGCCGAGCTGGCGCAGATTCGCGATGAGCTCGAAATCGCCGCGCGGCGCCTGAGCGAGCTGCAGGCCAAACCTTGAAGTGACCTCTGCTCAACGCAGCAGAGGCGTATCCAGCACCTTGGAAGGGCCGCCGATCAGGTCTTCGCTGATCTCGATGAAGTCCTTGGTGCTGACCGTATCCAGACGCATCAAGCCGCGCGCGACATCGTCGAGTGAATAACGCTTGTCGCTACCCTTGCGGATTTCCTTATCCAACTCCTGCAGCAGCAATACCGCTCGCGCCGTGACCGGGCCGCTGGCGTGCTCACCGCGCAGGCTGCTGACTTTGCGACTCCACTTGCTGAGTTTGCTGCGTATCGCCTGATAGCGCCCTTCGCTCATGCCGCCGGAGCGGCGCACCAATTCGATCGCGTAGTACTCGGCCAGGCCCTCGCTGATCCAGTCGCTACGGTCGGTATCGCTGATCCGGCTGAACACGTGGACCAGCTCATGCACCAGCGAACTGGTGCCGTTCTCGCTGACCAGCGGGCGCTCGGCATGCATGAACAAGGAGTTCGGTGCCGACAAGCCACCGCGCCACATCGGGTCGCCAGCGCCAACCACCAGGAGTTTCTGCGGATCACGCGGGAACACCGCCTGCACCTGCGGCCAGACGAAAGTCAGCATGGTCAGCACGTCCATACGCCGCATGCCCTCGCCCATCGGTGCGGCGACCGTGACGTCGGTTTCGCCCAGCTTGGTGCGCCGCGTGCCGATCTGCCCGGCCAGCATCCAGCCAGTCGGCCGATCGAACAGGCGTGAGGCGTTATCGATACGGAAGCGGTTCTTGCCGATCCGCGGCCAACCAGTTTCCACGCTTGTCCAGCCGGTCGGCAATTCGAATTGCAGGCGCGAGACCAGCTCGGTGCCGTCGCGCTGTTTCAGTTGCCCGCTGGGGACCAGATCGTCGCCGCGGAACAGCGCCCAATCCTTGGTCATCCGCGCATCGAAACTGCCGGATTTGCGCGGATGACTGATGCGCACTCGATAGCTGAGGCTGCTCTTGCCTTTAGCGGGCTGCCAGATGCCGCGATCAGCCTCGACCTGCCATTGGCCATCGGTCTTGAAATCGCTGTAGTAGCCCTGCTCGCCCAGCTCGAAACTCAGGCTGTGTACGGCCTGGCCATCTTCCAAGGTCAGGCGCACCTCGGCCTGATCGCTCTCGGGGAGGAAGCGGACCAGGTAATCCAGGTCCACTTTCTTT is from Pseudomonas sp. LS44 and encodes:
- a CDS encoding spermidine synthase translates to MKQRFVLLDTAPIPNDGGALCLFEYGPDFVIKIQGGDGGQLMNTRMHGSEDALAALPCQRIAARPQPRVLIGGLGMGFTLASALKHLGAEASVVVAELVPGVIEWNRGALGAKAGRPLDDPRADVRCTDVAEVLRAEPHGFDAIMLDVDNGPEGLTQHSNDWLYSAQGLQACKQALRPRGLLAVWSASAERGFSERLRKAGFKAEEHQVYAHGNRGTRHTIWIAEKSEA
- a CDS encoding DUF2892 domain-containing protein, whose amino-acid sequence is MIEPVKPSRLNATSLPQSQNVQGWERCASLGGGALLIGKGLRRGGVLGLIEITIGGVTLARGVSGQCPAKRFLAETRAELAQIRDELEIAARRLSELQAKP
- a CDS encoding YajD family HNH nuclease; the protein is MSSNTSNRSSNHSLAEAQRRREEGYREKALKMYPWVCGRCAREFSGKGLSELTVHHRDHNHDNNPQDGSNWELLCLYCHDNEHSRYTDQQYFAESSTATPQAAKTTYKALGALADLLKDKG